A stretch of the Rosa rugosa chromosome 5, drRosRugo1.1, whole genome shotgun sequence genome encodes the following:
- the LOC133710356 gene encoding geraniol 8-hydroxylase-like, whose translation MDFLSCIVLLSLCSLSWFLIQALQRRTRVRLPPGPKPFPLIGNLFEVGDKPHLSFTKLSQHYGPIMSLKLGQLTTIVVSSSTMAKEILQTHDQLFCNRTILDAMRAAADSLPFMPVSPRWRKLRKICSSQLFATKVLDANQANRQVKVQELVDSVNESMVHGVAVDIREAAFETTLNLLSRTFYSFDLAATASSSSEMAREYKEIVWGLGEEAGKPNLGDYFPVLRKLDPQGIRRRFTNHYNRILGFTESVIDQRLESRKGDDYVTTNDMLDSVISISEEKNEEDMNKPQVIEHLFMALFTAGTDTTSDTLEWAMAELLHNPESLLKAQDELDSVLGKGKLIQESDITQLPYLQAIIKETFRLHPAVPFLVPRKAESDVEIGGYIVPKNAQVLVNAWAIGRDPSIWDNPNSFMPERFLGLENQIDVMRRNFDLIPFGGGRRICPGLPLAMRMLHLMLGSLINCFNWKLEDGVISETMNMEDKFGLTLKMAQPLRVVPMPLSYN comes from the exons ATGGATTTCTTGAGCTGTATAGTACTCCTGTCTTTGTGCTCTCTCTCTTGGTTCTTAATCCAAGCCCTCCAGAGGAGAACCAGAGTTAGGCTTCCACCAGGACCAAAGCCATTTCCATTGATTGGTAATCTTTTTGAAGTTGGAGACAAACCTCATCTCTCTTTCACCAAGCTTTCACAACACTATGGCCCCATAATGTCTTTGAAACTAGGCCAACTAACCACTATTGTAGTTTCTTCATCAACCATGGCCAAAGAAATCCTTCAAACACATGATCAATTGTTTTGCAACCGAACAATCCTAGATGCGATGCGAGCAGCGGCAGACAGCTTGCCCTTTATGCCAGTATCACCAAGGTGGAGAAAGCTTCGCAAAATATGCAGCTCCCAATTGTTTGCCACCAAAGTTCTTGATGCCAACCAAGCAAATCGGCAAGTGAAAGTGCAAGAGCTCGTAGATAGTGTCAATGAGAGCATGGTACATGGTGTGGCAGTAGATATTAGAGAGGCTGCTTTTGAAACTACCCTCAATTTGCTGTCAAGGACTTTTTACTCTTTCGATTTGGCTGCTACTGCAAGTAGTAGTAGTGAGATGGCCAGAGAGTACAAGGAGATCGTTTGGGGCTTAGGGGAAGAGGCTGGGAAACCGAATTTGGGGGACTATTTTCCAGTGCTTAGGAAGCTTGACCCGCAAGGCATAAGGCGGCGCTTTACGAATCACTACAACAGGATTTTAGGCTTCACTGAATCTGTGATTGATCAAAGGTTGGAATCTAGAAAAGGAGATGATTATGTCACAACTAACGATATGTTAGATTCTGTTATAAGCATCAGTGAAGAGAAAAATGAGGAGGATATGAACAAACCCCAAGTTATTGAGCACTTGTTTATG GCTCTATTTACTGCGGGCACAGACACAACTTCAGACACATTGGAATGGGCAATGGCTGAGTTACTACATAACCCAGAAAGCCTCTTGAAAGCTCAAGATGAGCTGGATAGTGTGCTTGGGAAGGGAAAATTAATTCAGGAGTCAGACATTACTCAACTACCTTACTTACAAGCAATAATCAAAGAAACATTCCGGTTACACCCAGCAGTCCCATTCCTAGTGCCACGAAAAGCAGAATCAGATGTAGAAATCGGAGGGTACATTGTCCCAAAGAATGCGCAAGTTCTAGTTAATGCTTGGGCCATAGGCAGAGACCCTAGCATTTGGGACAACCCAAACTCTTTTATGCCGGAGAGGTTCTTAGGATTGGAGAACCAAATTGATGTTATGAGAAGAAACTTTGATCTTATTCCATTTGGTGGTGGAAGAAGAATATGTCCTGGACTACCACTGGCAATGAGAATGTTACACTTGATGTTGGGTTCACTCATTAATTGCTTCAATTGGAAACTTGAAGATGGAGTTATATCTGAGACTATGAACATGGAAGACAAGTTTGGCCTCACTTTAAAAATGGCTCAGCCACTTCGAGTTGTGCCCATGCCATTAAGTTATAATTGA